One Desulfuromonadales bacterium genomic window, CCGCTTTCGCCGCGGATCATGACCGTCGCTGGCGAGGAGGAGACTCGTTTGAGTACTTCGACAACCTCTTTCATGCGGGGGGAGCGGCCGACAATCCCCTCCATGCGGAAACGGGCGAACAGCGCCTGCCGGAGGCGGGCGTTTTCCTTGAGAATATCGACCCGTTCGCAGGCCTTGCGCACCGTAAAGAGGATCTTGTCCTTGTCAAGTGGCTTGGTCAGGTAGTCGAAGGCGCCACGCTTGAGGGCATCGACCGCCGAGGATATCGTCCCATGCGCGGTGATGATGATGACAGCCGGCGGCACGATCGATTCGGGCAAGGATTCAAGCAGCTCGATCCCGTCCATTCCCTCCATCTTCAAATCGGTCAGGACGACATCCGGCGGCAACTTGCCCATTATTGACAGAGCTTCGCGGCCACCGCCGGCCGTATGGGTCTCATACCCCTCGGCATCAAGGATCGTTTTCATGATTTGACGCTGGAGAGGCTCGTCATCGACCACCAGTACGACCGGCTTCATCCGCGTTGCTCCTCTACCAGCGGGAAATGCAGTGTCACGACACTCCCTTCGCCAAGCACGCTGTCAAACTGTACCTTGCCGCCATGTTCTTCGATGACCTTGCGCGTCAGCGCCAACCCCAGCCCCAAACCCCGACTTTTGGTGGTAAAGAAGGGCTCGAACACCTTGTCGAGCTTCTCTTT contains:
- a CDS encoding sigma-54 dependent transcriptional regulator gives rise to the protein MKPVVLVVDDEPLQRQIMKTILDAEGYETHTAGGGREALSIMGKLPPDVVLTDLKMEGMDGIELLESLPESIVPPAVIIITAHGTISSAVDALKRGAFDYLTKPLDKDKILFTVRKACERVDILKENARLRQALFARFRMEGIVGRSPRMKEVVEVLKRVSSSPATVMIRGESGTGKELVARAVHYNSPRKSRPFTALNCAAIPENLFESELFGHEPGAFTGAASRREGLFEMSNGGTLFLDEIGDMPMTMQSKLLRVLQSREVRRVGGKETFKVDVR